TCAACAAAACGGACTAACTTGTTAGCTTTTGCAAATTAGAGGGATAGAATTCATAATATACTTCTTAAGTGATCGCTCAAAGATATGAACTACAATATTACATAGCTCAACCATTACAACTGTAAGAAGTGCTTCATCTAAGGATTTTTATTTGCTTCATAGCACTTCGACGATTACCCAAAAAGGCATTTGATGGTTAGGTaagtgaaggaaaaaaaaaaaaaaacccaaatgcAAAGTTTGCCATTTAACCTTATGATGGCAACAAGTAAACAACTATTCTATGACATATACCAAACTCCATGAAAATCATGCTTAACGTCAGCTTTGGTGAAAAAGCAAGAGTGCAGCCATAAAATTTTGCTCATATGTTCCTTTTAAAACCCCAATGGGATCACTCCCATTaggtcaaaatgaaaaaaaaaaaaaaaggaaactatGAGCAAATTTGTGCCACACTGTAGCTCCCATATGGAACCAAACACAGGTTAAGCTTTGATCGATGAAGCCTGTAGTTGATGGTTCGGTTTTGCTTGCTTGCTAATCGTCGCCATGTATGTACCAACAAAGGAGCATAGTGGCACATCGGCGCAAGATGTAGAGTCGAGCACGTTGCTGCTTAACCAATGAAGCACACTTGGTGGAAAATCCATGTCGCTTTCTCTTTGTAGAGGCCTTGATTCCACAGTTGCATTGCAGGGAGTGAAACTCAGCCATGGCTAATAAAAAAAgcaaaagaacaaaaaaagaaGCTCAAATCGGAGCTTGGGAGTGTGTGGGATTAAGggcaaagtatatatatacaattacaGTCCCGAAAACCAAGAAAGGTTAACTGCAATATGAAGGAAGCAAATGAACATAGTCAGGCACACGAACTgaggtatatatatatttggtggcAGAATAGTTTTATATACAAGAAGAGTGAGCGTGGCCTTTTAGGCTTTATAGTTTATATTTGCTTAATTCAAtatataagtataataataagGTTGATTAGAGAAGGGGAAAAGGGTGGAGCATGAAAAGGGGAGGGATGTTTAATGAAGACAAGGCAATGGATTTGGCTTAGCGGGGAAAATGGCCTGAATTTTGAGACAGGAGGTTGGTTTGGTTGGATTACTTGGGATTTTTTCTCCACCATGGCTCCTACTCCCAATtctgttttctttttctctctcagCTTTGCATATGCATATATACAATTGATTCAGATTTTTCCTATTTGAGAGAATAAAATCTTGAGCAATCTGTCAGAATCCCAGTGTCATTTCATTGAAGGTGAAAGAACCAAAATAACAACTGCTTATGGTACAATATAGCAGTATGCATATTCTTTTATgatggtaaattttttttttatgtattttgaaatttctagatttttttattaaattaatatgaaaataataataaaattatttactaaaataatttgaGACCTTACTTTCGTAATTAATTCCTTTTCataatattgttttaataaaaatcaATTGTCCAACTTTTTTTTTGTCGAAAATTTGTTGATTGCATGTTAAACCCCAATTTCATTATATTTAATTCTCACTGGTATTTTACAAATACACCTATTGATTGAGTTGATAAGGTTGATTTTGGTTCGACTGAATTTCGGATTCATGTTAATTCAAGTTGTTTTGAGTGTAGGTTACTTAGGGTTCATGCCATTCGGGTTTTAAGGCATAGGtttttttattcaaatcattATAAGTTTGAATATTTTGAGTTTTAATCACTTTAAATTCAAATCATTTTAGGTTAagattattttaaattctaattgGATAGGTTGAAATTGTTGACTTTGTATAGATTAATCGAACTAAGCGGGATTTGAATTCAAATTGACGGAATTGAATTTTCAAGTTCAGGCTAAAATTGACTCTTGAAAtctatttaaaaaattatcataTTGATATTGTTAAAGTTATCTCAAGATTCAATAGGTTTGTAGCCTAAGGTTTAGTTTAGATGGATGATACGTTTACTTCCGATAAGGTTAAAAACAATAGTGatagtaaaattaattattataactaTAAAGTAAAAGATTCTACTGTACCACAGATACAACCCGTCTAAAAAGCAAGCTAAGATTGTATATAGACAAACATAGAAAATTTCCATAGACAAATAATAGCAAGCATTGCAATGATTTAATAAGACTTCATCGAATAACTTATATTACAAGTTGATCTATATGCGATGGATGCATGTATGTCCCTCGTTGAGTGAACTAAAAGCTATCATTTCCCAATCTCTGCTGAAACCGAGTACAAGGATAAGTACATAGGGTTACAAATCCATAGATTTCTGCCCACAAAAATCTTACTCGCTTTTGCATGTTCGGCTAACATTCGTATCTCTATTTTTTAAGAAAAGGTTAAATTCAGCTATTAGTCTCTTGTACTTTGtgaaagttgtggatttagtctccatattttaatttaatcaattttagtccatatactttttgaattttgaaattttagtcctaaCCCAAATAGTAGCAGTTAAATTcatttggttaaattcaattactagtcttATATTATGCATGCAATTGTAGGTCTAGTTTATATTCTCTGGTTGGATCATTCTATGTCACTGTgctttttgaaatttgaaattttaattttgatgcaAATTACAGTTGCTAATCCATCAACTGAAattttagtgagtaatatgtgaaaataacaagCTCGCATGGGATAACACATATAATGATATGTTTATCgcatcatattttgaaaataacttaacttaacttaatgaatttaacagtCATTGTTTG
The Gossypium arboreum isolate Shixiya-1 chromosome 10, ASM2569848v2, whole genome shotgun sequence genome window above contains:
- the LOC108488810 gene encoding small polypeptide DEVIL 22-like, translated to MAEFHSLQCNCGIKASTKRKRHGFSTKCASLVKQQRARLYILRRCATMLLCWYIHGDD